In Streptomyces durocortorensis, a genomic segment contains:
- a CDS encoding acyl carrier protein: protein MAATQEEIVNGLAEIVNEIAGIPVEDVQLDKSFTDDLDVDSLSMVEVVVAAEERFDVKIPDEDVKNLKTVGDAATYILKHQG from the coding sequence ATGGCCGCCACGCAGGAAGAGATCGTCAACGGTCTCGCCGAGATCGTCAACGAGATCGCCGGTATCCCGGTCGAGGACGTCCAGCTGGACAAGTCCTTCACCGACGACCTGGACGTCGACTCGCTGTCCATGGTCGAGGTCGTCGTCGCCGCCGAGGAGCGCTTCGACGTGAAGATCCCCGACGAGGACGTCAAGAACCTCAAGACGGTCGGCGACGCCGCCACCTACATCCTGAAGCACCAGGGCTGA
- a CDS encoding DUF397 domain-containing protein, with translation MQTSTDLKSAEWRKSSYSGTTGGDCVECTVTGGAAWRTASYSGNTGGECVEVAAASPCGSVPVRDSKNPAGPAIVLGAPAWQAFVDGLR, from the coding sequence ATGCAGACCAGCACTGACCTGAAGAGCGCGGAATGGCGTAAGTCCAGCTACAGCGGCACCACCGGCGGCGACTGCGTCGAGTGCACCGTGACCGGCGGGGCCGCCTGGCGTACGGCCTCGTACAGCGGGAACACCGGCGGCGAGTGCGTCGAGGTCGCCGCCGCCTCCCCCTGCGGGTCCGTCCCCGTCCGCGACAGCAAGAACCCTGCCGGTCCCGCCATCGTCCTCGGGGCCCCCGCCTGGCAGGCGTTCGTGGACGGGCTGCGCTGA
- a CDS encoding helix-turn-helix domain-containing protein, producing the protein MANIQTLDPDASPLAYYGSELRRQREAHGLTQPQLGTIIFCTGSLIGQIETTKKIPTRDFSERVDAALGTDGVFSRLVGLVLRSQLPTWFQPYADMEAKAAYISTYQAQVVYGLLQTEEYARALLAPGMPDDPDHLVAARMERQRILERERPPLAWAILDEAVLYRTIGGPAVMRAQLQKLLDYSAHRWMRIQVLPFEAGEHASLDGSFNLLRFEDDLDIVYTEDLISGHMTANPETVREASLRYAHLQAAALSVGESAARISRVMEERYADQH; encoded by the coding sequence GTGGCCAACATCCAGACCCTCGATCCCGACGCCTCCCCACTCGCCTACTACGGCTCCGAGTTACGCCGCCAGCGCGAGGCCCACGGCCTGACACAGCCGCAGTTGGGCACCATCATCTTCTGCACGGGCTCGCTGATCGGCCAGATCGAGACGACGAAGAAGATCCCCACCCGTGACTTCTCGGAGCGCGTGGACGCGGCGCTGGGCACGGACGGGGTGTTCTCCCGCCTGGTGGGCCTGGTGCTGCGGAGCCAGCTGCCGACGTGGTTCCAGCCGTACGCGGACATGGAGGCCAAGGCCGCGTACATCTCCACGTACCAGGCGCAGGTGGTGTACGGGCTGTTGCAGACGGAGGAGTACGCGCGGGCGTTGCTCGCCCCCGGTATGCCCGACGACCCGGACCACTTGGTGGCGGCTCGCATGGAACGCCAGCGCATCCTGGAGCGGGAGAGGCCGCCGCTGGCCTGGGCGATCCTGGACGAGGCGGTGCTGTACCGGACGATCGGCGGCCCTGCGGTGATGCGGGCTCAACTCCAGAAGCTGTTGGATTACTCGGCGCACCGTTGGATGCGGATCCAGGTGCTGCCGTTCGAGGCCGGCGAACACGCCAGTTTGGATGGCTCGTTCAACCTCCTGCGCTTCGAGGACGACCTGGACATCGTCTACACCGAGGACCTCATCTCCGGCCATATGACGGCCAATCCCGAGACGGTCAGGGAGGCCTCGCTCCGATACGCTCACCTGCAAGCCGCCGCCCTCTCCGTGGGGGAATCGGCGGCGCGGATCAGCCGCGTGATGGAGGAGCGTTATGCAGACCAGCACTGA
- a CDS encoding PucR family transcriptional regulator: MPRPDPEQSAAHDAHLHAATLKRLEQSSGRLAANAIARMDESLPWYRAMPPENRSWIGLVAQAGIAAFTEWFRHPETPQAISTDVFGTAPRELTRAITLRQTVEMVRTTIEVMEAAIEEVAAPGDESVLREALLVYAREIAFATAQVYAQAAEARGAWDARLESLVVNAVLSGEADEGAVSRAAALGWNSPEHVCVVLGTAPDGDSELTVEAIRRAARHAKLQVLTGVLGNRLVVIAGGSDNPLQVAKGLIGPYAAGPVVAGPVVPDLLAATRSAQAAAAGLKACSAWQDAPRPVLADDLLPERAMAGDPAARDQLVEEIYRPLEEAGSALLETLSVYLEQASSLEGAARMLFVHPNTVRYRLRRVTDVTGWSPSDVRSAFTLRIALILGRLAAADPQS; encoded by the coding sequence GTGCCCCGACCCGATCCTGAGCAGTCCGCCGCCCACGACGCCCACCTGCATGCCGCGACCCTGAAACGGCTGGAGCAGTCCTCCGGCCGGCTGGCCGCGAACGCGATTGCCCGTATGGACGAATCGCTGCCGTGGTACCGGGCGATGCCCCCGGAGAACCGGTCCTGGATCGGCCTGGTCGCCCAGGCCGGTATCGCCGCGTTCACCGAGTGGTTCCGGCATCCCGAGACTCCGCAGGCGATCTCGACCGATGTGTTCGGCACCGCCCCGCGCGAGCTGACCCGGGCGATCACGCTGCGGCAGACCGTGGAGATGGTGCGCACCACGATCGAGGTCATGGAGGCCGCGATCGAGGAGGTGGCCGCCCCCGGCGACGAGTCGGTGCTGCGGGAGGCGCTGCTCGTCTACGCGCGGGAGATCGCCTTCGCCACCGCCCAGGTCTACGCCCAGGCCGCCGAGGCCCGGGGCGCGTGGGACGCCCGGCTGGAGTCACTCGTGGTGAACGCGGTGCTGTCCGGCGAGGCCGACGAGGGGGCCGTGTCCCGGGCCGCCGCGCTCGGCTGGAATTCGCCCGAGCACGTCTGCGTCGTCCTCGGCACCGCGCCCGACGGGGACAGCGAGCTGACCGTGGAGGCGATCCGGCGCGCCGCCCGGCACGCCAAGCTCCAGGTCCTCACCGGGGTCCTCGGTAACCGCCTGGTCGTCATCGCGGGCGGCAGCGACAACCCGCTCCAGGTCGCCAAGGGCCTGATCGGCCCGTACGCCGCCGGGCCGGTCGTCGCGGGGCCCGTCGTACCGGACCTGCTGGCGGCCACCCGGTCCGCGCAGGCCGCGGCCGCCGGGCTGAAGGCGTGCTCGGCGTGGCAGGACGCGCCGCGCCCGGTGCTGGCGGACGATCTTCTCCCCGAGCGCGCGATGGCCGGGGACCCGGCCGCGCGGGACCAGTTGGTGGAGGAGATCTACAGACCGCTGGAGGAGGCCGGTTCTGCTCTTCTGGAAACGCTGAGTGTCTATCTGGAGCAGGCGAGCAGTCTGGAGGGGGCGGCACGCATGCTGTTCGTGCACCCCAACACCGTGCGCTACCGGCTGCGACGTGTGACCGACGTCACCGGATGGTCACCTTCCGATGTGCGCTCCGCGTTCACGCTGCGGATCGCCCTGATCCTGGGGCGCTTGGCCGCGGCGGATCCTCAGTCCTAG
- a CDS encoding pirin family protein, with protein sequence MISVHRSEDRYRGGDAAAGIDTRHALSFGPFYDPDNLRFGPVLACNEERLAPGAGFEEHPHSHTEIVTWVVEGELTHRDSAGHSTVVRAGDVAHLSAASGVRHVERNDGTDLLTFLQMWLAPLEPGGEPSYTVVPGIADSTPYALPAAGAMLHIRRLTGGERTAVPDAVRCYVHVVRGRVALGGEELGPGDAARITDAAGLEAVAVTAAELLVWELAG encoded by the coding sequence GTGATATCCGTGCACCGGTCCGAGGACCGCTACCGGGGCGGCGACGCGGCCGCCGGCATCGACACCCGGCACGCCCTCTCCTTCGGCCCCTTCTACGACCCGGACAACCTCCGCTTCGGCCCGGTCCTGGCCTGCAACGAGGAGCGCCTCGCCCCGGGCGCGGGCTTCGAGGAGCACCCGCACAGCCATACGGAGATCGTCACCTGGGTCGTCGAGGGCGAGCTGACCCACCGCGACTCGGCCGGTCACTCCACGGTCGTCCGTGCCGGGGACGTGGCCCACCTGAGCGCCGCCTCCGGGGTCCGCCACGTCGAACGCAACGACGGCACGGACCTGCTGACCTTCCTCCAGATGTGGCTGGCCCCCCTGGAACCCGGCGGCGAACCCTCGTACACCGTCGTCCCCGGTATCGCGGACTCCACTCCGTACGCGCTGCCCGCCGCGGGCGCGATGCTCCACATCCGCCGCCTGACCGGGGGCGAGCGCACGGCCGTCCCGGACGCGGTGCGCTGTTACGTCCACGTGGTGCGGGGCCGGGTCGCCCTGGGCGGCGAGGAGCTGGGGCCCGGCGACGCGGCCCGGATCACCGACGCGGCGGGCCTGGAAGCGGTCGCGGTGACGGCGGCGGAGCTGCTGGTCTGGGAGCTGGCGGGCTGA
- a CDS encoding VOC family protein: protein MPTIKQIQVTFDCAEPARLAAFWCEVLGYVLPAVPEGFATWEEYHRSLPSEEQVVYFACTDPSGVGPRVLFQRVPEGKVVKNRLHLDVRAGIGLVGEERLATLEAECARLVALGAVHVRTMRADGENESCIVMQDLEGNEFCLD, encoded by the coding sequence ATGCCAACGATCAAGCAGATTCAAGTGACTTTCGACTGCGCTGAACCTGCGCGCCTCGCCGCCTTCTGGTGTGAGGTGCTGGGGTACGTCCTGCCGGCGGTCCCGGAGGGATTCGCCACGTGGGAGGAGTACCACCGCTCGCTGCCGTCCGAGGAACAGGTGGTCTACTTCGCGTGCACTGACCCCTCGGGTGTGGGTCCGCGCGTTCTCTTCCAGCGAGTTCCCGAAGGCAAGGTCGTCAAGAACCGGCTGCATCTCGATGTGCGGGCCGGTATCGGGCTCGTGGGTGAGGAGCGCCTCGCCACACTTGAGGCCGAGTGCGCACGACTGGTCGCGCTCGGCGCGGTACATGTGCGAACGATGCGTGCCGACGGCGAGAACGAGTCCTGCATTGTGATGCAGGACCTTGAGGGCAACGAGTTCTGCCTCGACTGA
- a CDS encoding ketoacyl-ACP synthase III produces the protein MSKIKPSKGAPYARILGVGGYRPTRVVPNEVILETIDSSDEWIRSRSGIVTRHWASEEETVAAMSIEASGKAIADAGIDPEQIGAVVVSTVSHFKQTPAVATEIAHRIGAGKPAAFDISAGCAGFGYGLTLAKGMVVEGSAEYVLVIGVERLSDLTDLEDRATAFLFGDGAGAVVVGPSQEPAIGPTVWGSEGDKSETIKQTVGWNDFRLGDVSQLPLDSKGEVKFPAITQEGQAVFRWAVYEMAKVAQQALDAAGIAPEDLDVFIPHQANMRIIDSMVKTLKLPEHVTVARDIESTGNTSAASIPLAMERLLATGQAKSGDTALVIGFGAGLVYAATVVTLP, from the coding sequence ATGTCGAAGATCAAGCCCAGCAAGGGCGCCCCGTACGCACGGATCCTCGGGGTCGGCGGCTACCGCCCGACCCGGGTCGTGCCGAACGAGGTGATCCTCGAAACGATCGACTCCTCCGACGAGTGGATCCGCTCCCGCTCCGGCATCGTCACCCGCCACTGGGCCTCCGAGGAGGAGACCGTGGCCGCGATGTCCATCGAGGCGTCGGGCAAGGCCATCGCCGACGCGGGCATCGATCCCGAGCAGATCGGCGCGGTCGTCGTCTCGACCGTCTCGCACTTCAAGCAGACCCCGGCCGTCGCCACGGAGATCGCCCACAGGATCGGCGCGGGCAAGCCCGCCGCCTTCGACATCTCGGCCGGCTGCGCGGGCTTCGGCTACGGCCTCACGCTCGCCAAGGGCATGGTCGTCGAGGGGTCGGCGGAGTACGTCCTCGTCATCGGCGTGGAGCGGCTCAGCGACCTGACCGACCTGGAGGACCGCGCGACGGCCTTCCTGTTCGGTGACGGCGCGGGCGCGGTCGTCGTCGGCCCCTCGCAGGAACCGGCCATCGGCCCGACCGTGTGGGGCTCCGAGGGCGACAAGTCCGAGACCATCAAGCAGACGGTGGGCTGGAACGACTTCCGCCTCGGCGATGTCTCTCAGCTCCCGCTCGACTCGAAGGGCGAGGTCAAGTTCCCCGCCATCACACAGGAGGGCCAGGCGGTCTTCCGCTGGGCCGTCTACGAGATGGCGAAGGTCGCCCAGCAGGCGCTGGACGCGGCCGGGATCGCCCCGGAAGACCTGGACGTCTTCATTCCGCACCAGGCCAACATGCGGATCATCGACTCGATGGTGAAGACCCTGAAGCTGCCGGAACACGTCACGGTCGCGCGTGACATCGAGTCCACCGGCAACACGTCCGCCGCCTCGATCCCGCTCGCGATGGAGCGGCTCCTGGCGACCGGTCAGGCGAAGAGCGGCGACACCGCGCTCGTCATCGGCTTCGGGGCGGGTCTCGTCTACGCCGCGACGGTCGTTACCCTCCCCTAG
- a CDS encoding ACP S-malonyltransferase, with product MLVLVAPGQGAQTPGFLTPWLDLPGAADRIAAWSDAIGLDLAHYGTRADADEIRDTAVAQPLLVAAGLLSAAALDASPSVVAGHSVGEITAASIAGVIEAEAALRFVRTRGLGMAEAAAVTETGMAALLGGDPAVTVPHLEKLGLTPANVNGGGQIVAAGTAAQIAALEADKPEGVRRVVALKVAGAFHTHHMAPAVEKLRAAVGDLTVSDPTVTYVSNADGHTVATGTEVIARLVGQVANPVRWDLCMETFQELGVTALVELSPGGTLTGLAKRALPGVKTLALKTPDDLDAARALISEHAGA from the coding sequence GTGCTCGTACTCGTCGCTCCCGGCCAAGGCGCTCAGACGCCCGGCTTCCTGACTCCCTGGCTCGACCTCCCCGGTGCCGCCGACCGCATCGCGGCCTGGTCCGATGCCATCGGGCTCGACCTTGCCCACTACGGCACGCGGGCCGACGCGGACGAGATCCGCGACACGGCCGTGGCCCAGCCGCTCCTCGTGGCCGCCGGACTGCTGTCGGCAGCCGCCCTGGACGCCTCCCCGTCCGTCGTCGCGGGCCACAGCGTCGGTGAGATCACCGCCGCCTCGATCGCCGGCGTCATCGAGGCCGAGGCCGCACTCCGCTTCGTCCGCACCCGGGGGCTCGGCATGGCCGAGGCCGCCGCGGTCACCGAGACCGGTATGGCGGCCCTCCTCGGCGGCGACCCCGCCGTGACCGTCCCGCACCTGGAAAAGCTCGGGCTGACCCCCGCCAACGTCAACGGCGGCGGCCAGATCGTCGCCGCGGGCACCGCGGCCCAGATCGCCGCCCTGGAGGCCGACAAGCCCGAGGGCGTGCGCCGGGTCGTCGCGCTGAAGGTGGCCGGTGCCTTCCACACGCACCACATGGCCCCGGCCGTGGAGAAGCTGCGCGCGGCCGTCGGCGACCTCACGGTCTCCGATCCGACCGTGACGTACGTCTCGAACGCCGACGGCCACACCGTGGCCACCGGCACCGAGGTCATCGCCCGGCTGGTCGGGCAGGTCGCCAACCCGGTCCGCTGGGACCTGTGCATGGAGACCTTCCAGGAGCTCGGCGTCACGGCGCTGGTCGAACTGAGCCCCGGCGGCACCCTCACCGGGCTCGCCAAGCGGGCACTGCCCGGTGTCAAGACGCTCGCGCTCAAGACCCCCGACGACCTCGACGCCGCCCGCGCGCTCATCTCCGAGCACGCAGGCGCCTAA
- a CDS encoding ATP-binding protein translates to MNHVLIPRRGPGEPVYRADFALGEHSARHLRRVLRLYLVAWELPYLADAAELALTELVSNVVRHVPDRRGQTFIYRLPRHEGVRVEVVDSSPVVPLAIKGDPLDDGGRGLILVNAVTDDWGIEKRWDGSGKTVWFECLTPLEEGGSRFRTVGP, encoded by the coding sequence ATGAATCACGTACTCATCCCCCGGAGGGGCCCCGGGGAGCCCGTCTACCGCGCCGACTTCGCCCTGGGCGAGCACTCGGCCCGGCATCTGCGCCGCGTCCTGCGGCTCTACCTCGTCGCCTGGGAGCTGCCGTATCTGGCCGACGCGGCGGAACTGGCGCTCACCGAGCTGGTCTCCAACGTCGTGCGGCATGTGCCCGACCGGCGCGGCCAGACCTTCATCTACCGGCTGCCGCGCCACGAGGGCGTACGCGTGGAGGTGGTGGACAGCAGTCCGGTCGTGCCCCTCGCCATCAAAGGCGACCCGCTGGACGACGGGGGGCGGGGGCTGATCCTGGTCAACGCCGTGACCGACGACTGGGGCATCGAGAAGCGGTGGGACGGCAGCGGGAAGACCGTCTGGTTCGAGTGCCTGACGCCGCTGGAGGAGGGCGGCAGCCGGTTTCGGACCGTGGGGCCGTGA
- a CDS encoding aminotransferase class I/II-fold pyridoxal phosphate-dependent enzyme — translation MPSPDALAAHRDRAQQDYAELVKRGLSLDLTRGKPAADQLDLSGPLLSLPGDTYTDADSVDTRNYGGLHGLRELREIFSGPLQVPVEQLVAAGNSSLELMHDSLVHAMLSVMPGAASRWVDEERIAFLCPVPGYDRHFGVCERLGIEMIPVPMTDQGPDMDTVERLVAEDASVKGIWCVPKYSNPDGISYSDEVVARLAAMPTAAPDFRIFWDNAYAVHHLTDERVEIADLLAACADQGHPDRAFVFGSTSKITFAGSGVGFFGASPDNVTWLLGNLAKRTIGPDKVNQLRHALFLKDEAGVHAHMDLHRAKLRPKFDAVLRLLEAELGGTGLATWTEPKGGYFITLKVLDGCAREVVRRAAEAGIVLTPAGATHPHGQDPDDAVIRIAPSYPTPEELEKAIAGVTACVRLVGYEKLLTETAS, via the coding sequence GTGCCCAGCCCCGACGCCCTGGCCGCCCACCGAGACCGCGCGCAGCAGGACTATGCCGAGCTGGTGAAGCGGGGTCTCTCCCTCGACCTCACGCGCGGGAAGCCGGCCGCGGACCAGCTCGACCTCTCCGGACCGCTGCTCTCCCTGCCGGGCGACACGTACACCGACGCCGATTCCGTGGACACCCGCAACTACGGCGGTCTCCACGGCCTGCGCGAACTGCGGGAGATCTTCAGCGGCCCGCTCCAGGTCCCCGTCGAGCAGCTGGTGGCCGCGGGCAACTCCAGCCTGGAGCTGATGCACGACAGCCTGGTGCACGCGATGCTGAGCGTGATGCCGGGGGCCGCCTCGCGCTGGGTGGACGAGGAGCGCATCGCCTTCCTCTGTCCCGTACCCGGGTACGACCGCCACTTCGGCGTGTGCGAACGCCTCGGTATCGAGATGATCCCGGTCCCGATGACCGACCAGGGCCCGGACATGGACACCGTGGAGCGGCTCGTGGCCGAGGACGCCTCGGTCAAGGGCATCTGGTGCGTCCCGAAGTACAGCAACCCGGACGGGATCAGCTACAGCGACGAGGTCGTCGCCCGGCTCGCCGCCATGCCCACCGCCGCCCCGGACTTCAGGATCTTCTGGGACAACGCCTACGCGGTGCACCACCTGACCGACGAGCGGGTCGAGATCGCCGACCTGCTCGCCGCCTGCGCCGACCAGGGCCACCCCGACCGGGCCTTCGTCTTCGGCTCCACCTCCAAGATCACCTTCGCCGGAAGCGGCGTCGGCTTCTTCGGCGCCTCACCCGACAACGTCACCTGGCTGCTCGGCAACCTCGCCAAGCGCACCATCGGCCCGGACAAGGTCAACCAGCTGCGGCACGCGCTCTTCCTCAAGGACGAGGCGGGCGTACACGCCCACATGGACCTCCACCGCGCCAAGCTGCGCCCGAAGTTCGACGCCGTCCTGCGCCTCCTCGAAGCCGAACTGGGCGGCACCGGCCTCGCCACCTGGACCGAGCCCAAGGGCGGCTACTTCATCACCCTGAAGGTCCTCGACGGCTGCGCCCGCGAGGTGGTGCGCCGGGCCGCCGAGGCGGGCATCGTCCTCACGCCCGCGGGCGCCACCCACCCCCACGGCCAGGACCCGGACGACGCGGTGATCCGGATCGCGCCCAGCTACCCCACCCCCGAGGAGCTGGAGAAGGCCATCGCGGGCGTCACGGCCTGCGTGCGCCTCGTCGGCTACGAGAAGCTGCTGACGGAAACGGCGAGCTGA